Proteins from a genomic interval of Epinephelus fuscoguttatus linkage group LG16, E.fuscoguttatus.final_Chr_v1:
- the ftr14l gene encoding tripartite motif-containing protein 16 — protein MSHPSTLDLDRYSSLEKSRRSTSRSQSRSLAKSEAKSGEVLCDFCTNRKQKAEKSCLVCLASYCETHVQTHYDYPALMKHKLVKATGQMREKLCAQHDKLLEAFCRSDDTSVCVLCMMDEHKNHDIVPAGTERTEKQKQLGATLHKSQMRIDQRVKKWQDLRQAVESVKHSAQTALEENERIFTELLLSIERKYNEVKEMILSHEKTTVTRAEMVLDRLEEEITLLRKKHTDLEKLSRTDDHIHFLQSWQSLSGPSGYEDLNNISVAPNYSFESTKRAIAALKLQVEEVSKTEMSKISGAVKDVYITQEVEAKTRRESSLREEPRVREEPRMREEPRIREEPRTREDFLKYSCQLILDVNSVHRNLHLSEGNRTATMKNDPKNYPDHQDRFDHWQQVLCRDSVTGRCYWEVDWRGTEIDVAVTYRGIRRKGNGNECSLGWNDKSWSLYCNDSKYTFVHNNKSKEITAPMSSRIGVYLDYAAGTLAYYSVSDGMQLLHRVQTVFTQPLYPAFSVWGFDTTIRL, from the exons atgtcccacCCCAGCACTCTGGATTTAGACAGATACAGCAGCTTGGAGAAATCTCGTCGCTCTACCAGTCGTAGCCAGTCCAGGTCCCTGGCCAAGTCTGAGGCCAAGTCAGGGGAAGTCCTGTGTGACTTCTgcacaaacaggaagcagaaggCTGAGAAGTCCTGCTTGGTGTGTCTGGCATCCTACTGCGAGACCCACGTCCAGACTCACTATGACTATCCTGCCCTGATGAAGCACAAACTGGTCAAAGCTACGGGTCAAATGAGAGAGAAGCTCTGTGCACAGCATGACAAGCTGCTGGAGGCTTTCTGTCGCTCTGATGACACATCggtgtgtgttctgtgtatGATGGATGAACACAAAAACCATGACATCGTCCCGGCTGGAACTGAGAGGACTGAGAAACAA AAACAACTTGGTGCGACACTGCACAAATCCCAGATGCGGATTGACCAGAGAGTAAAGAAGTGGCAGGATCTCAGACAAGCTGTTGAATCAGTTAAA CACTCAGCTCAAACTGCACTGGAGGAGAATGAGCGGATCTTCACTGAGCTTCTACTTTCCATTGAGAGGAAGTACAATGAAGTCAAGGAGATGATCCTCTCCCACGAGAAGACCACTGTGACACGGGCTGAGATGGTGCTGGACCGCCTGGAAGAAGAGATCACTCTGCTGAGGAAGAAACACACTGACCTGGAGAAGCTCTCACGCACTGATGATCACATACACTTTCTGCAG AGCTGGCAGTCTCTGTCAGGCCCCTCGGGATATGAAGACCTCAACAACATCAGTGTTGCTCCCAATTACTCCTTTGAGAGCACCAAGAGAGCCATCGCTGCACTGAAATTACAAGTAGAGGAAGTCAGCAAGACAGAGATGAGCAAAATCTCTGGAGCAG TGAAGGATGTGTACATCACACAAGAAGTTGAGGCAAAGACAAGGAGAGAATCAAGTTTGAGAGAAGAACCAAGGGTAAGGGAAGAACCGAGGATGAGGGAAGAACCGAGGATAAGGGAAGAACCGAGGACAAGAGAAGACTTCCTGAAAT ACTCTTGCCAGCTGATTCTGGATGTCAACAGTGTCCATCGCAACCTTCACCTCTCTGAGGGGAACAGAACAGCAACAATGAAGAATGATCCCAAGAATTACCCTGATCACCAAGACCGATTTGACCACTGGCAACAG GTGTTGTGCAGGGATAGTGTGACTGGTCGTTGTTACTGGGAGGTAGACTGGAGGGGAACAGAGATAGACGTCGCCGTGACCTACAGGGGAATCCGCCGTAAAGGAAATGGTAATGAATGCAGCCTGGGCTGGAACGACAAGTCGTGGAGTCTGTACTGCAATGACTCCAAGTACACCTTCGTGCACAACAATAAGAGCAAAGAGATTACAGCTCCAATGTCATCTCGTATTGGCGTCTACCTGGATTATGCAGCAGGGACACTTGCATATTACAGTGTCTCTGATGGCATGCAGCttctgcacagagtccagactgtattcacacagcctctctaccctGCATTCAGTGTGTGGGGCTTTGATACTACCATAAGACTGTAG